The genomic stretch CCGCTCCCGCGGCGACCGTCCGCAGCGCTCGTTCGGCGACCGCCCCGAGCGCGGCGGATACGGCGACCGCACCGGTTCGAGCGACCGCGGCGGATACGGCGACCGGGCCGGTTCCGGCGACCGGGGTGGCTACGGCTACCGGAGCGGCTCGGGTGACCGGCCTGGCTCGGGTGACCGGCCTGGCTACGGTGACCGGTCGGGATCGAGTGACCGCCCGAGCGGCGAGCGTGGCTACGGCCGCAACGGCGAGCGGGCCGGTGGCTTCCGGCGCGACAACAACCAGCGGAACGACCGCCGCGAGGGGCCCTCGGGCCGCTTCGGCGCTGCCCGCCCGGCGCGCTCCTACTGACGCGCGCCTGAACTCACCGGACGCCCGGCATCTCCCCAGGGGAGGTGCCGGGCGTTCGGCTTTCCCCGGGGCGGCCGCGGGGGTAGACAGGAGGGATGCTGCCCTCCTCGTTGTTCTGGCAACGCAAGGACACCGCCGGCTCCGAGCACGTGCTGGCCGACACCGCCGACGGCCTTTACGCCCGCGGCACGGCGCTCGCGGTCGACCCGATCCCCTACACCTGCCGTTACGAGCTGCGCACCGACCCGGAGTGGGTCACCGGCTTCTTCGACGTGGCCGTCGAGGGCGCGGGTTGGAGCCGCAGTGTGCGCCTCGACCTGGCGGCCGGCCGCTGGCGGGTCACGACGGCCGAGCGGGGCAGCCTCGACTCGGTGCTGTCGTCGGCCGGGCACGCGGGCGCGGGCCTGCCCGGCACGGAGGATCCCGATCTGCTGTACGGCGCGTTCGACGTCGACCTGGGTGGCTCGCCGCTGACCAACACGTTGCCCATCCGCCGGCTCGGCCTGCACCGGGCGGCCGCCGACGGCACCGCGCATCGGCTCAGCGTGGCCTGGGTGCTGCTGCCCAGTCTCGAGGTGGTGCAGGCCGACCAGATCTACACCGCGCTCGGGGAGGGCCGGGTCCGGTTCGCGAGCGAGACGTTCAGCGCCGACCTGTCGATCGACGAGGACGGCTTTGTCGTGGACTATCCGGGGCTGGCGGCGCGGGCTGGTGACCCGCACCTCCAGAGCGCCGGCTGAGGGCGTACGGGTGCTCTGATCGGCCTTTGATCGTCAGCCTGCCCGATGCGCGCCGCCCGCGGGCGGGAACCCGGGAATCACCCGATGCCGGGCTGTGGACGGTTCTCCCACTTCGTGGACAAGGCGATGGCCGTACGGGTGGAGGCGACGCCCGGTGTGCGGTTGATGCGCACGATGAGCTGCTCGAGCTCGGCGATCGTGCCGACCCGGACGGTCAGCTGGTACGACTCCACGCCGGCCATGAAGTAGCAGCTCTCCACCTCGGGCATGGCTCGCACGGCGGCCAGCACGTCGTCGGTGTCGGCCCCGGAGTCCTCGATGATGCCGATCAGCGCGGTCACGCCCAGGCCCAGCGCCTCGTGGTCGACCTCGGCGCGGTAGCCGCGGATGGTGCCGGCCGCCTCGAGCTTGCCCACCCGCTCGTGCACGGCCGGCGCGGAGAGCCCGACCTTGCGTGCGAGCTCGGCATACGACGAGCGGGCATTGTCCCGTAGCAGGTCGATCAGCCGTAGGTCGATGGAGTCCATGGTGATGACCCTAAACGGGTGGCAGAACGTCACTCACGCCCGGTAGCGACGATTCGGCGGCAGGATAACGATCACTGTCGCAATTAGGGCTTTTTCCGCATTCCAGGGACTCGGTTCCGGGGCAATGCTCTAATGGCTTTACGTCCCGATCGAGCACGCCGACACTCACCGTGATCACGGCCGCTCCAAATGACCGACGCGAGGAGGGGGCTGTGGACACTGG from Paractinoplanes brasiliensis encodes the following:
- a CDS encoding putative glycolipid-binding domain-containing protein — its product is MLPSSLFWQRKDTAGSEHVLADTADGLYARGTALAVDPIPYTCRYELRTDPEWVTGFFDVAVEGAGWSRSVRLDLAAGRWRVTTAERGSLDSVLSSAGHAGAGLPGTEDPDLLYGAFDVDLGGSPLTNTLPIRRLGLHRAAADGTAHRLSVAWVLLPSLEVVQADQIYTALGEGRVRFASETFSADLSIDEDGFVVDYPGLAARAGDPHLQSAG
- a CDS encoding Lrp/AsnC family transcriptional regulator, which translates into the protein MDSIDLRLIDLLRDNARSSYAELARKVGLSAPAVHERVGKLEAAGTIRGYRAEVDHEALGLGVTALIGIIEDSGADTDDVLAAVRAMPEVESCYFMAGVESYQLTVRVGTIAELEQLIVRINRTPGVASTRTAIALSTKWENRPQPGIG